In Coffea arabica cultivar ET-39 chromosome 9e, Coffea Arabica ET-39 HiFi, whole genome shotgun sequence, the genomic window TGCAAAAAGCACTTTGAGGTGCATCATCACCAGGAAAAGCCTCAACATCAATTTTTGCTCTAACTAAAGAGGTAATGTTCTGAAAGTTGACGCCAATGTGCTGCCATATGTGATTGGAATAATCAAGGGACTCTAGTGCTGGGGTATTTATAGCAACCTTGTAGTGAAGATTTTCAGGAAAGTCATCGGGACCACGAAAACGGAGTTGTTTCAGTGAAGGTGAAGATATTACAAAAACTGTCACATTATCAAAGCTGCATCTGCAAATATCCAGGAATTCTAGTATTGGACAGCCAGATATGAGCTTACTGACGGATTCATCATTTCTGTATTGAACGTCAGAAAGCGTTAGACGTTTTAGTCTAGGAAGACAaaccaaatttggtgtattgATATCTAGATTATCCCACAATTCAAGATCCTCTAATGTTCTGCAAGTAAATAGGCAACTAGGCAATTCAATGACAACATCAGCACGACAATAATAAAAAACTTGAACTTTCAGCACTCGGACATTCCGGATAATTGCAGTGCTGATCCATGCATTGACATAGAATGGCTCAATGAATTCATTTCCACAAAGACGGAACTTGAGTATATTCTGCACAGTACTTAGAAGCAGAACCTTATTAACAAATTGCTCAAACTTTCTCACTCTTTCTGGGCTTTTATGAACACGATCATCATCGAAAAGAAGGTAGGGGACTCCAGTCCACAGGAATTTCCATCTTTTAGATAAAATACTTGTTCCCACAGCATATTTTGTTGTTggcagaaaagaaagaatgtgACAGAGAACTGAATCGGGCAAACTGCTAATCCTATCAACAGAAGCACCAGCATCCATTTCACTTGACAGAGTTAGACGCTTCTGGCTTGGATTTTCTGTAGAATCCAAAGTATTTAAGTAAGCCACATTGTCGCATCTTTAAGAAAGACAACTTCTTTTTTGCCTACATATTATACACTACAATGCATTGCCAAGCATATctaaaccataaagtccaacaATATGGGGTGAGGCATATATACTTTTTTCCGAAGGAAAGGCATCTAAGGAAGTAGAGCACAGTgttaataatttctttttccaaaGAAAACCACTGAAAACAACGATAGAAACAAGGGAAGCCTTGATTGggggaagagaaaaaaatagaCAAAGCAAGAGTATTACCCATAAATCTTTCTGggattttctcttctttcaGAGAGAAGCTGAGAATTACACTGCAAATCCTAGCCGGAAGGCCTTTATGATCCCTAATGTTTCCAACTTTATTTGCCCCAGATC contains:
- the LOC113710347 gene encoding probable FBD-associated F-box protein At1g32375, encoding MENPSQKRLTLSSEMDAGASVDRISSLPDSVLCHILSFLPTTKYAVGTSILSKRWKFLWTGVPYLLFDDDRVHKSPERVRKFEQFVNKVLLLSTVQNILKFRLCGNEFIEPFYVNAWISTAIIRNVRVLKVQVFYYCRADVVIELPSCLFTCRTLEDLELWDNLDINTPNLVCLPRLKRLTLSDVQYRNDESVSKLISGCPILEFLDICRCSFDNVTVFVISSPSLKQLRFRGPDDFPENLHYKVAINTPALESLDYSNHIWQHIGVNFQNITSLVRAKIDVEAFPGDDAPQSAFCNSLVELVQALHGVKILTLSQKTMNALSYATTCLSTRRFEGLTKLVVGAGCCEWTCLQDLVEAAVNLEVLDFTKNWHREHTIESCWRDPIEVPRCLITSLKQISLEELEGCEDELAMIGYILKHGSVLNRMHLSSKVGGLSTKFQLTQKILLFPRRSPTCQIAFCRQAGPRSLFSKS